The following are encoded together in the Fundidesulfovibrio putealis DSM 16056 genome:
- a CDS encoding 3',5'-cyclic-nucleotide phosphodiesterase codes for MKLNVLGCSGSDLPGHHLTSFLVNEHILLDAGSVTSNLSLDEQAAITDIFVTHAHLDHIKDILFLADNLIEFFGHHTRPPVNIHGLPEVLEAISTHLLNDTIWPDFTVIPANSPVLTYMPMPARNPVSVGGVKVAACPVNHAKCASGFVLWGQDEGEALAYTGDTGPSPEWWDFLATMPVTVKNVITEASFPNHLEELATISKHLTPKLLRRELERLPYRPKVYIYHMKAPFSEQIQEELHLAMDGYSYHLLREGETFDF; via the coding sequence ATGAAGCTCAACGTGCTCGGCTGTTCAGGCTCGGATCTCCCCGGGCATCACCTGACGTCCTTTCTCGTGAACGAGCACATCCTCCTGGACGCCGGTTCCGTCACGTCCAACCTGTCCCTGGACGAGCAGGCCGCGATCACCGACATCTTCGTCACCCATGCGCACCTGGACCACATCAAGGACATCCTCTTTCTCGCGGACAACCTGATCGAGTTCTTCGGGCACCACACCCGCCCGCCCGTGAACATCCATGGCCTGCCCGAGGTGCTGGAGGCCATCTCCACCCACCTGCTGAACGACACCATCTGGCCGGATTTCACCGTCATCCCGGCCAACTCCCCGGTGTTGACGTACATGCCCATGCCCGCGCGCAACCCGGTCAGCGTGGGAGGCGTCAAAGTCGCCGCCTGCCCGGTGAATCACGCCAAGTGCGCCAGCGGCTTCGTGCTCTGGGGGCAGGACGAGGGCGAGGCCCTGGCCTACACCGGCGACACCGGTCCAAGCCCCGAATGGTGGGATTTCCTGGCAACCATGCCCGTCACAGTGAAGAACGTCATCACCGAGGCCTCCTTCCCCAACCACCTGGAAGAGCTGGCCACAATCTCCAAACACCTGACGCCAAAGCTGCTGCGCCGCGAACTGGAGCGGCTGCCCTACCGGCCCAAGGTGTACATCTACCACATGAAGGCCCCCTTCTCCGAACAGATCCAGGAAGAGCTGCACCTGGCCATGGACGGGTACTCCTACCACCTGCTGCGCGAGGGAGAGACCTTCGATTTCTAG
- a CDS encoding aldehyde ferredoxin oxidoreductase, giving the protein MSATAGGFAGKVLRVDLSTGKISTQDTVEKYGDVLGGTGLGYRVLCDEVPAGTGPFAPANKLVFATGVLAGTGVPCNGRTAVTTIFPTVWPKPLVGSGHMGGQFAAKLKYAGYDAIIVEGRADRPVWLFIRNSRVEIRDASHLWGTGIRRATLEISQEMGADCVVAAIGQAGEKLAPMAIVANSVSHSAGGVGGVMGSKNLKAIGVQGSGAVLIAGDKAEWEKLVKFHLSILGANNQHVVPSFPTPQSEYYNPGSRWVGEPGKRWGAADPPIEITGNIYDLNRIAFRTNSAAFFLGDNAWKHTVRGNGCTACPIRCHTIVKVPSVAAKYGIKEIGQNTCTGLLFGRSFFKKLPGGLKGQTALEACMVGMHLADDLGLWCNYGQLQRDLIKLYSDGLLKAKIGSDEYASIPWDKFESGDPAFLFDIIPRIAERQGELGHVLSLGSGGIFSKWAIPEETWTKDHATLYWKMGHPKHHANEDDGQCGVIINTQYNRDAQCHSHCNFVRNGLPLAVQKKLAAEIWGSPDAVDAAGDYTPMNAAKARRARWSLMRKELHDSLGLCNWMGPWVASPLKERGYSGDDSLESRFYSLATGKKTDRVELDLVGERIFTLHRALTIRDMGRADMRAAHDLVPEWAYHDKGDTPPFTKGTIRMEQADIARAMDMFYEVMGWDMVLGAPTMESYARLGLADVGKGLQAAKLTPGSTGEIDGSKG; this is encoded by the coding sequence ATGTCCGCTACCGCCGGGGGCTTTGCCGGGAAGGTGCTGCGGGTTGATCTGTCCACGGGAAAGATCAGCACCCAGGACACAGTGGAAAAATACGGGGACGTGCTCGGCGGCACAGGTCTCGGATACAGGGTGCTCTGTGATGAGGTTCCGGCCGGAACCGGCCCCTTCGCCCCTGCCAACAAGCTGGTCTTCGCCACGGGCGTGCTGGCCGGAACGGGCGTGCCTTGCAACGGGCGCACGGCCGTCACCACCATCTTTCCCACGGTCTGGCCCAAACCCCTGGTGGGCTCAGGGCACATGGGCGGGCAGTTCGCGGCCAAGCTCAAATACGCCGGGTATGACGCCATAATAGTGGAAGGCCGGGCCGACAGGCCGGTGTGGCTTTTCATACGCAATTCCCGGGTGGAGATTCGCGATGCTTCGCACCTCTGGGGAACGGGCATCCGGCGGGCCACCCTGGAGATCAGCCAGGAGATGGGCGCGGACTGCGTGGTCGCGGCCATCGGCCAGGCTGGCGAGAAGCTTGCTCCCATGGCCATAGTGGCCAACTCCGTGTCGCATTCCGCTGGCGGCGTGGGCGGGGTGATGGGGTCCAAGAACCTGAAGGCCATCGGGGTGCAGGGCAGCGGCGCGGTGCTCATCGCTGGGGATAAGGCGGAATGGGAGAAGCTGGTCAAGTTCCACCTGTCGATCCTTGGCGCCAACAACCAGCACGTGGTGCCGAGTTTTCCCACCCCCCAGTCCGAGTACTACAATCCGGGTTCGCGCTGGGTGGGCGAACCCGGCAAGCGCTGGGGAGCGGCTGATCCGCCCATCGAGATCACCGGCAACATCTACGACTTAAACCGCATCGCCTTTCGGACCAACAGCGCGGCATTTTTCCTGGGCGACAACGCCTGGAAGCACACGGTTCGGGGCAACGGCTGCACGGCCTGCCCCATCCGCTGCCACACCATCGTCAAGGTTCCCTCGGTGGCGGCCAAATACGGCATCAAGGAAATTGGGCAGAACACCTGTACAGGGCTCCTGTTCGGGCGGAGCTTCTTCAAGAAACTTCCCGGCGGGCTCAAGGGCCAGACCGCCCTGGAAGCCTGCATGGTGGGCATGCACTTGGCCGACGATCTGGGGCTGTGGTGCAACTACGGCCAGTTGCAGCGCGACCTCATTAAGCTTTACTCCGACGGTCTTCTCAAGGCCAAGATCGGCTCGGACGAGTACGCCTCCATCCCCTGGGACAAATTCGAGAGCGGCGACCCGGCCTTCCTGTTCGACATCATCCCCCGCATAGCGGAGCGCCAGGGGGAGCTCGGCCACGTGCTGAGCCTTGGCTCGGGGGGCATTTTCTCCAAGTGGGCCATCCCCGAGGAAACCTGGACCAAGGACCACGCCACGCTCTACTGGAAGATGGGCCACCCCAAACACCACGCCAACGAGGACGACGGCCAGTGCGGAGTGATAATAAACACCCAGTACAACCGTGATGCCCAGTGCCATTCCCATTGCAACTTCGTGCGCAACGGCCTGCCCCTGGCGGTGCAGAAGAAACTGGCAGCCGAGATATGGGGCTCACCGGACGCCGTGGACGCGGCCGGGGACTACACGCCCATGAACGCGGCCAAGGCCAGACGGGCCAGGTGGTCTCTGATGCGCAAGGAACTCCATGACTCACTTGGGCTGTGCAACTGGATGGGGCCCTGGGTTGCGTCGCCGCTCAAGGAGCGCGGCTACTCGGGCGACGACAGCCTGGAATCGAGATTCTACAGCCTGGCCACGGGCAAGAAGACGGACCGCGTAGAACTTGACCTGGTCGGTGAGCGTATTTTCACTCTTCATCGGGCCCTGACCATCCGGGACATGGGACGGGCGGACATGCGCGCGGCGCACGATCTGGTGCCCGAATGGGCCTACCACGACAAGGGCGATACGCCCCCCTTCACCAAGGGCACCATCCGCATGGAGCAGGCCGACATCGCCCGGGCCATGGATATGTTCTACGAGGTCATGGGCTGGGATATGGTTCTTGGTGCGCCCACCATGGAAAGCTACGCCCGGTTGGGGCTTGCGGATGTGGGTAAAGGGCTGCAGGCCGCTAAGCTTACTCCGGGCAGCACGGGGGAAATCGATGGGAGCAAGGGATGA
- a CDS encoding 4Fe-4S dicluster domain-containing protein, with amino-acid sequence MKRGIHPELIELAAEAAGLETSLSRRGFLMFSACAVGSIAALGLCEAFGANAPLVILDNAKGLILADPTRCVGCQRCELACTEFNDGRAQPSLSRIKIDRSLNFGPEGPTGGSRMQGAWGNGLVVQGVCRQCPHPVPCATACPQDAITDDPKTGARVVNADVCVGCRLCQRACPWGVISFDEERQKSSKCFLCNGKPKCVEACPAQALRYVPWRDLTREGANERILLSVIPVEKAKACAECHVPSGRNPASK; translated from the coding sequence ATGAAGCGCGGCATCCATCCGGAACTCATCGAACTGGCAGCCGAGGCGGCGGGCCTCGAGACGTCGCTTTCACGCCGGGGCTTCCTCATGTTTTCGGCCTGCGCCGTGGGGAGCATCGCCGCCCTGGGTCTGTGCGAGGCTTTCGGTGCCAACGCGCCGCTGGTGATCCTGGACAACGCCAAAGGCCTGATACTGGCCGATCCCACCCGCTGCGTGGGTTGCCAGCGCTGCGAGCTGGCCTGCACGGAGTTTAACGATGGCCGCGCCCAGCCCTCGCTGTCCCGCATCAAGATCGACCGGTCCTTGAACTTCGGCCCCGAAGGCCCGACCGGAGGCTCGCGCATGCAGGGAGCCTGGGGCAACGGGTTGGTGGTCCAGGGCGTGTGCCGCCAGTGCCCGCACCCGGTGCCCTGCGCCACGGCCTGCCCCCAGGACGCCATCACCGACGACCCGAAAACCGGGGCCAGGGTGGTGAACGCGGACGTGTGCGTGGGCTGCCGCCTGTGCCAGCGGGCATGCCCCTGGGGCGTTATCTCCTTTGACGAAGAGCGCCAGAAATCCTCCAAGTGTTTTTTGTGCAACGGCAAACCCAAGTGCGTGGAAGCCTGTCCGGCCCAGGCCCTGCGCTACGTGCCCTGGCGCGACCTCACCCGCGAGGGCGCGAATGAGAGGATTTTGTTGTCCGTCATCCCGGTGGAAAAAGCCAAGGCCTGCGCCGAGTGCCATGTTCCGTCCGGAAGGAACCCGGCCTCGAAGTAA
- the fdhD gene encoding formate dehydrogenase accessory sulfurtransferase FdhD translates to MDPNIPFDILEYRDGAFSAAEVKAIRELPLRIVVNGQEVISLQCTGMQPRFLVAGYLFGSGLIEHADDIVSMIVTEDTGGIVVCVEIKGTPIKLLGVSLTSGMGRDILTQGQADETSGNPRLANIPVPPKPFIRPANILDMVRALHTRSSLYRLTRGCHNSSLCTPENMLIFRSDIGRHNAIDTIVGQCLMEAIPLQDKMIVSTGRIASEIVHKAVRAGIGVYASIAVATSHAVETAMRYDLTLIGNATEDKFWVYHDPGRLFSKC, encoded by the coding sequence ATGGACCCCAACATCCCCTTTGACATCCTTGAATACCGCGACGGGGCTTTCAGCGCCGCCGAGGTGAAGGCCATCCGGGAGCTTCCCCTACGCATAGTGGTCAACGGCCAGGAAGTGATCTCACTGCAGTGCACCGGCATGCAGCCGAGGTTCCTGGTGGCCGGCTACCTTTTCGGTTCTGGCCTGATTGAACACGCGGACGACATCGTTTCCATGATCGTCACTGAAGATACCGGGGGTATCGTGGTCTGTGTGGAGATCAAGGGCACCCCGATTAAACTCCTTGGGGTAAGTCTCACCTCCGGCATGGGGCGGGATATCCTGACGCAAGGACAAGCGGATGAGACCTCCGGCAATCCCAGGTTGGCCAATATCCCAGTGCCGCCAAAACCATTCATCCGGCCGGCAAATATACTGGACATGGTGCGTGCACTCCACACCCGCTCCAGCCTCTACCGCCTGACTCGCGGCTGCCACAATTCCTCGCTGTGCACTCCGGAAAATATGCTCATCTTCCGCTCGGACATCGGCAGGCACAACGCCATCGACACCATCGTGGGCCAATGTCTGATGGAGGCAATCCCGTTGCAGGACAAAATGATCGTGTCCACAGGACGCATCGCCTCGGAAATCGTTCACAAGGCCGTCCGGGCCGGAATCGGTGTGTACGCGTCCATAGCAGTGGCCACCAGCCATGCCGTGGAAACAGCCATGCGTTATGACCTCACTCTCATCGGCAACGCCACCGAGGACAAATTTTGGGTGTACCACGATCCCGGACGTCTGTTTTCCAAGTGCTGA
- a CDS encoding response regulator codes for MNTPTTLLIVDDHPLFRMGVRAMVDASANFCTVGEAGSADEARKLAAQLQPEFILMDLSLPDVHGMELIIEMKSLYPRTTCIVLSMHSSMDMVAASFRAGAMGYVVKGSVGERLIQALEAVRRGEQYLDCSISPQVIRKLLDYSERLNSTQGSSYDALTRREQQILRLLAEGEKPITIAGRLFITRKTVENHRANIMAKLGLKSPLDLVRYAMRKGLIDTDDADQAR; via the coding sequence ATGAATACTCCAACCACGCTTCTCATCGTGGACGACCACCCTCTTTTTCGCATGGGTGTAAGAGCCATGGTGGATGCGTCGGCGAATTTTTGCACGGTCGGGGAAGCCGGCTCTGCTGATGAAGCAAGGAAACTGGCCGCACAGTTGCAGCCGGAGTTCATACTGATGGATCTGTCCCTGCCGGATGTTCATGGTATGGAACTTATTATTGAGATGAAATCGCTGTATCCCCGCACCACCTGCATAGTACTCAGCATGCACTCCTCAATGGACATGGTTGCGGCAAGTTTCAGGGCAGGGGCGATGGGGTATGTTGTAAAAGGTTCAGTCGGGGAACGCCTGATCCAGGCGTTGGAGGCAGTAAGGCGTGGGGAGCAATACCTCGACTGCTCGATTTCCCCGCAGGTGATACGAAAACTCCTGGACTATTCGGAACGCCTGAACAGCACCCAAGGTTCCTCCTATGATGCACTCACGCGACGGGAGCAGCAAATCCTGAGACTCCTGGCGGAGGGTGAGAAACCAATAACCATTGCCGGACGGCTCTTCATCACGCGAAAAACGGTAGAGAACCACAGGGCCAACATCATGGCCAAACTAGGGCTTAAATCACCGCTTGATCTGGTCCGTTACGCCATGCGTAAAGGGCTCATAGACACCGATGATGCGGACCAGGCGCGTTGA
- a CDS encoding sensor histidine kinase, producing MAVDGVEHKTAGYSPTPWVQSCSVRAGGEEAGFVEVRYLKRYPDCGEGPFLKEERHLLNAVADLLGRIVEARRIKTLLRSLSSELIKAQENERQRIARDLHDKAAQDLSLIKMELESLLARFGSLSAEASAQIGRLLQQTGAVIGEIRHLAYSLLPPALEPLGLPSATYRLCQDFASRHGVEMDFSCEGMSPVRLSFDTQINLYRILQESLANIRKHSDARAVRVRLIASHPSVILRVEDNGRGFEPQATLPFSCDQGMGLVGMRERARLIGATLTIRSAPGSGTRLMVEVPVQTEGAQ from the coding sequence GTGGCCGTGGACGGTGTGGAGCACAAGACCGCAGGCTACTCTCCCACTCCCTGGGTCCAGTCGTGTTCCGTGCGGGCGGGGGGGGAAGAGGCCGGGTTTGTCGAGGTCCGCTACCTGAAGCGATACCCCGACTGCGGGGAGGGACCGTTTCTCAAGGAAGAACGCCACCTCCTGAACGCTGTGGCCGACCTGCTGGGGCGGATAGTAGAGGCGAGACGGATAAAGACCCTTTTGCGCAGCCTGTCGAGCGAATTGATCAAGGCCCAGGAGAACGAGCGCCAGCGCATCGCGCGCGACCTGCACGACAAGGCGGCCCAGGATCTGTCCCTGATCAAAATGGAGCTTGAATCCCTGCTTGCTAGGTTCGGTTCCCTTTCCGCTGAGGCATCCGCGCAGATAGGGCGACTGCTCCAACAGACAGGGGCGGTGATTGGCGAAATACGCCACCTGGCCTATTCCCTCCTGCCACCGGCGCTGGAGCCGCTCGGTCTGCCTTCGGCGACGTACCGTCTCTGCCAGGATTTCGCCTCACGCCACGGTGTGGAGATGGATTTCTCTTGCGAGGGCATGAGCCCGGTCCGGCTGAGTTTTGATACGCAGATCAATCTCTACCGCATCCTGCAGGAATCCCTTGCGAACATCCGCAAGCACTCCGATGCTCGTGCAGTGCGCGTGCGGCTGATTGCATCGCACCCGTCCGTGATACTGCGGGTTGAAGACAACGGCCGGGGCTTCGAGCCCCAAGCCACGCTACCGTTCTCATGCGATCAGGGCATGGGACTTGTCGGCATGAGGGAGAGAGCTCGGCTGATCGGTGCGACCTTGACCATCCGCTCTGCGCCTGGGTCAGGAACCCGACTCATGGTTGAAGTACCCGTGCAAACGGAAGGTGCGCAATGA
- a CDS encoding glutamate synthase-related protein, whose product MSSLTKANDVLGTVNRGNIAESGLCTLCRADCQGKCECWLSSLKGRAMLYPRDFGMVTAGSGNTTHVGVNYNALRIQGYNYGAKAFVEGRTNSPDDCLFTNVSLETSFGKGHKARLPLMTGALGSTFIAAKYWDSFAAGCSLSGIPIVVGENVVGVDRESILSNGKISKAPELDRRIAGYMRYFDGYGAIIVQLNVEDTRNGVAEYVIDKYGDKVIIELKWGQGAKNIGGEIEVSSLDYALFLKRRGYLVDPDPELAEVREGYESGAVKGFARHSRLGYTDLDSEAAVRDNFMANVAHLRKLGYTSISLKTGSYGMEALAMAIRYATDCELDLLTIDGSGGGTGMSPWNMMETWGVPSILLHAKAYEYASLLASRGKKVVDLSFAGGFAREDHIFKAMALGAPYAKLICMGRAVMIPGFLGANIEGALNPESRDAVCGNWDALPKSVKDIGASPEEIFAGWASVKKKVGLDEMKHVPYGAVAICTLMDKLGAGMQQLLAGARKFSVCEIAREDIASANRETALETGIPFITSIQDESARRLLLA is encoded by the coding sequence ATGAGCAGCCTTACAAAAGCCAACGACGTCCTCGGCACCGTGAATAGGGGAAATATCGCTGAATCCGGGCTTTGCACCCTTTGCCGCGCGGATTGCCAAGGTAAATGCGAATGCTGGCTTTCCAGCCTCAAGGGTCGCGCCATGCTCTACCCTCGGGATTTTGGGATGGTGACGGCAGGCAGTGGAAACACCACCCACGTGGGGGTGAACTACAACGCGTTGCGCATCCAAGGGTACAACTACGGTGCGAAGGCTTTTGTCGAAGGCCGCACCAACAGCCCCGACGACTGCCTCTTCACTAACGTGAGCCTGGAAACATCCTTCGGCAAAGGGCACAAGGCCCGCCTCCCCCTAATGACTGGAGCTCTCGGCTCCACTTTCATCGCGGCCAAGTACTGGGATTCTTTCGCCGCAGGCTGCTCGCTTTCAGGCATCCCCATCGTCGTGGGTGAGAACGTGGTTGGCGTTGACCGAGAGTCCATCCTTTCCAACGGCAAGATATCCAAAGCCCCAGAACTGGATCGGCGCATCGCTGGCTACATGCGCTATTTCGACGGCTACGGGGCCATCATTGTTCAGCTCAACGTCGAGGACACCCGCAACGGCGTGGCCGAATACGTGATCGACAAGTACGGCGACAAGGTGATCATCGAACTGAAGTGGGGACAGGGCGCCAAAAACATCGGCGGGGAGATCGAGGTATCCAGCCTGGATTACGCCCTTTTCCTTAAGCGACGCGGTTACCTGGTGGATCCCGATCCGGAATTGGCCGAGGTGCGCGAAGGATACGAGTCTGGAGCTGTCAAAGGTTTTGCTCGGCATTCCAGGCTGGGCTACACAGACCTGGACTCCGAAGCCGCCGTGCGGGACAACTTCATGGCAAACGTCGCACACCTGCGCAAGCTGGGCTACACCAGCATTTCCCTCAAAACAGGCTCTTACGGCATGGAAGCCCTTGCCATGGCCATCCGCTACGCCACCGACTGCGAGTTGGACCTGCTGACCATCGACGGCTCCGGCGGCGGAACCGGCATGAGCCCCTGGAACATGATGGAAACCTGGGGTGTGCCCTCCATCCTGCTGCACGCAAAGGCCTACGAATACGCCTCGTTGCTGGCGTCCCGAGGCAAGAAAGTCGTAGACCTTTCTTTCGCTGGCGGTTTCGCTCGCGAGGATCATATCTTCAAGGCCATGGCCCTGGGCGCACCGTACGCTAAGTTGATCTGCATGGGCAGGGCGGTCATGATTCCGGGTTTCCTGGGTGCCAACATTGAGGGGGCTCTCAACCCGGAATCCCGGGACGCGGTCTGCGGCAACTGGGACGCCCTACCCAAAAGCGTGAAAGACATCGGCGCTTCGCCGGAGGAGATCTTCGCAGGCTGGGCATCCGTGAAGAAGAAGGTAGGGTTGGACGAAATGAAGCACGTGCCCTACGGCGCCGTTGCCATCTGTACCCTTATGGACAAATTGGGGGCAGGTATGCAGCAATTACTGGCAGGTGCTAGAAAGTTCTCGGTCTGCGAGATTGCTCGGGAGGACATCGCCTCGGCCAACCGCGAAACCGCTCTGGAAACCGGCATTCCCTTCATCACCAGTATCCAGGACGAATCCGCTCGCAGACTCCTTCTGGCCTAG
- a CDS encoding alginate O-acetyltransferase AlgX-related protein, with protein sequence MRKVLIIISKSILILASTLLIAAASDILFRQYEKKFLIKAVDKESSIINLKQYGFNDHNIDLSRSKPPDEFRILCIGDSYTSSTTKAEYAYSAVLEKELNSLSLGKRFRVVNLGIPGTSFPQYMGYYRFWSKLLQFDAVVFNNYLGNDYTDLEFTPYSPDRAVLDNILTGIGATLPREHSLRFMDYIYTNIQARQNSSPGTAQYKPSFQFPWKRYVQIMSRSARVFDPAELPKFHNAMDWTHQFMNMVRQMQDSGIKVAVVASPPHIFFDNNLLLEISALSRVTSDTFDPALPAFLLDQERKRAGVKDPIIDPSACLTSHANMGEKLYYGTDTHWTVEGNKAVGDYLAAVLATRWFGLSTGSDVLGCNSEAALRVPSEKGQAVIRNLLAKYRPAIAENQ encoded by the coding sequence ATGAGAAAAGTACTTATTATCATTTCCAAATCCATCCTCATCCTGGCCTCAACCTTGCTCATTGCCGCAGCTTCCGACATCTTATTCAGGCAATATGAAAAGAAATTTTTAATAAAAGCTGTTGACAAGGAATCATCCATCATCAATCTTAAGCAATACGGCTTCAACGATCACAACATTGACCTTTCCCGGTCCAAGCCACCGGATGAATTCCGCATCTTGTGCATCGGGGATTCCTACACCTCTTCCACCACGAAGGCTGAATACGCGTACAGCGCAGTGCTTGAGAAGGAACTCAACAGTTTGAGCCTCGGGAAACGCTTCCGGGTGGTCAACCTGGGAATTCCCGGAACATCCTTTCCACAATACATGGGCTATTATCGCTTCTGGAGCAAACTCCTTCAGTTCGATGCTGTAGTATTCAACAATTATCTCGGAAACGATTACACCGACCTTGAATTCACGCCATACTCACCTGACCGTGCAGTTCTTGACAACATTCTAACCGGTATTGGAGCAACATTACCACGCGAACATTCGCTTCGATTCATGGATTACATCTACACCAACATACAGGCCAGGCAAAACTCCAGTCCGGGCACTGCCCAGTACAAGCCTTCCTTTCAGTTCCCCTGGAAGCGGTACGTCCAGATCATGTCGCGGTCTGCGCGCGTGTTTGATCCTGCGGAACTGCCCAAATTTCATAATGCCATGGACTGGACCCATCAGTTCATGAACATGGTCAGACAAATGCAGGATTCCGGAATCAAGGTCGCGGTGGTAGCGAGCCCGCCTCACATCTTCTTTGACAACAATCTGCTTTTGGAAATTTCGGCGCTCTCTCGCGTCACGTCGGACACCTTCGACCCTGCCCTCCCGGCTTTCCTTCTGGATCAGGAACGCAAACGTGCCGGAGTCAAGGACCCGATAATCGATCCGAGCGCCTGCCTGACCAGCCACGCGAACATGGGTGAAAAACTGTACTACGGCACTGACACCCATTGGACCGTTGAGGGCAACAAAGCGGTGGGTGATTATCTAGCCGCCGTGCTGGCCACGCGCTGGTTCGGGCTGTCCACCGGATCCGACGTTCTGGGTTGCAATTCCGAGGCGGCCCTGCGGGTTCCGAGCGAAAAGGGGCAAGCGGTCATTCGCAACTTGCTAGCAAAATACCGTCCTGCGATTGCGGAGAATCAGTAA